The nucleotide window tttgatggcgccactcccctcttaactccacttgtttttttattcaaaaaaaaaaaaaaaaggaaaaggttttgattggttgaaaatcaGGCTGGCCGACCATCTCCCCCTCTCCTTCATCGGTGACTTCTCCCCGCTGCCACTCACCGAATTGGGTCACCgcagggatggcggcggtgttcccgctcggggaATAGGGTCACCGAAATGCCTGCCCGCTGGTGCCCCGGACCCCCTAATTTgtagataatattaaatagaaaaatgtttatctgataattataacccttttattgaaatttgaaaagggtttcacgcttttttggattttattaaaattcatgactacattatgtaattataagtttgaatatatatgtcaaaattaaaaattattcttcaaaaattcagtaacatccatactctatatatacatttagaaaaatgttaataattgcaaataatactaaatagaaaaatgttaattgaatacaaaaaaaatataggaTATCATCAAATGTATATCGATTACTTAAATGAGTATACACATGCATGGGCGGTGATaagggtgtgcggggaggaccaccgcacagggtctgtgatttcgaggggcacgtgttttttataaaaaaaaaaaacccgatatctatgttaatttttttaaaatagcataccaaacatgctcttagtGAGCCCCATACCCATTGGCATTAgctttagggcatgtttggctaagttttCTGAAAAAATTTATTGACTTATTAGCTTTTTGAAAAGTTATAATCTACAAAATGATGTTTGACAATATGGGTGTATGTGAGAggaaaaaaccaataagtcaataagacACTCCATACTGACTTTTCCAAAACCCCAATAAGtctataagttgtttcaaaaaacaTAACCAAACGTGCTCTTACTGAGCCCAATacccattttattttaaaattaaataataatattaaaacattACGAAAGAACATATTTTTTCGAGCTCAAACAGGGTATATGAATTCTTACAGACGATTCTGTACACATGTATGAGATTTTtttactactattattattagtttcattatttatcaaatatatataaatgtctccgtctttgatttgcatttacaagaaatatttattatatagtttaaattgttcaacccgtataacatacggggaactaacctaggatttatataatataattcgATGTAGAATATGCGGATTTTAAATAAACTCTATTATATCAATAATAAAAAGTTTATTCTCAGTGATTTTTGCTAAAAGTAAATATTATCATTTcttcttcttgttttttttttttttttttttttttttttttgtacgtAGAGAACATATAGTTTATGAAAACATCAAACTCATAAAAATAAGAGTAATAATAATTAGTATTAATcataataattattatatataccTAATCACACACAATTCAACAACATCTCTTAATCTCCCCCTTCATTCCGACATTCTCCGACGGTCATATCCTCATTCCGACATTCTCCGGCGGTCATATCCTCGTTCCGATCACCGGCCAATTGTTATGCATACCACATTGTAACCGCCTCTTGTTCTTTCAGTTCAAATTTcacattcaaatttcaaagtTGCAATTAGTTTATAATCATTAATGGTTGCTGATCTGTCTTCTACCCCTACAACACCTAAACCTAAGGTGTTACCTCCGGCATCGGCTCCGGCAAAACCTAAGCGTGTGCCACTAGTGGTGAGTGATAACAATAACAATGGCGGTTCTCTACAACGCCGGCCGAAACCTAAAAATGTTACTTCACGGTACTTATCTTATTCAAATTCCGTTACCACTGCTACAAAGAGATTTCCGTCACTGTCTCCGGCGACTAACCGTCGAGATCAGTCCGTTGAAATGTCAACAAGCGCGAAGATGTTGACGAAAACGTCCGCACGAAGTTTATCTGTTTCGTTTCAAGGTGAATCTTTTGCGCTTCCGGTTAGTAAGGTCGGAAAACCGGCAACAAACGGTTTAAAAACCGGTACACCGGAACGGAAGAAAGCTCCGTCGACGGTTACTACAGGGAGATCACGGCGGGAGAGTTTTATGACGATGAGTGTTGATTTCACCGGAGAAAAGCCGGAATTAAGTAAATCAGAAACCGCCGGCGAAGTTAGGGTTTTACAAAAATCTATAACCGCTGAGACGAAATTAGGTCATAATAAACCAGAAACTGTACGTGAATGTGATAATCCGAAACTAACTAGATCTATAACCGCTGAGATGAACTTAGAACATAATAAACCAGAAATTGTACCTGATTTTGATAATTCTGATCATACTGATTCCGATCCGGAGAGTATTTCCTCCGGCAGCACTGTAGGTCATGTTCGAGGAGGTCCTCGTGCTATTGTGGTGCCGGCTAGGTTTTGGCAGGAAACGATTAATCTGCTACGCCGAGTGCAACCGCAACCGCAACGGAAACCAGTACCGGTTTCATCACCACCGCCATTGTTGAAGAATAATAAGATGAGCTATGGATATAAGGTTTTACATGACGGCGCGAAGGTGGCACCGCGAGGATCGTCATTGTTGAAGAATGATAGCTTGGGGAACACGGTTTCGATTTTGAGTTTTTGTGCGGATGCGAAGAGAGGGAAGGTGGGGGAGAAGAAGCTTCTAGATGCGCATGTGTTGAGAGTGTTGCATAACAAACATATGCAGTGGCGGTTTGCTAATGCTAAAGTGGATGCTGCCATGGTGGTCCAGCGAGCAGCTGCTCAGGTAACCGCCTTTAAAATCATTATTTGTAATTACGTTATTGATTACATGTAGAGTTAATTTAATTGCTTTTATGTGGAACTAGTGGGATACCCCTCACGCTACATTTCAGGAATTTGGTCGGTATCGCTTCGGTTTTTTATGTTATGGGCACTCGTAAATGGTGAACGAGGGGGCTAAAGTTTTGACTCTTGAGGGTAGACAAAGGGGAGGGTCACGATGCTGGATAAAGAAATTTTGTTACCCAAAATATTATGATCATAAGTTGACCCAATTATCAAGACTCATTTTCTATTCGGGTCACAAGTTGACCCAAGTTACTAaccgatcataatgatttttttCGTTTCTTCTCTCCTTTAATTTAATGATTGACTTTCTTATTGGATAAAGAATGTTTGTTacccaaaaatataaataagataaAAGTACATGTTCTTTATACAAAATTTGCCTTTATAAGCAAGTGGTGTTACTTTGGTTTTTACTTTTGGAACAGTTTGTTTTATTTCTCTTTCATATAATTATTTGTTTCAGAAAACTTTATACAATGCATGGGTGACTATTTCAAAGTTGTGGCATTCTGTCATATCCAAACGACTCCAGTTGCAACAATTGAAGCACAACTTAAAGTTGCACTCTCTACTCAAGAAACAAGTAAGACTTCTGAAAATTCTAACTTCTATAGATATTCTCAAATCTTGAAAAATCGAAATCGGCAgtacaaaacttttttttttttgaacggctaaggTTTGAACATGGGACCTGACCTCTCCTTAATAGGCATGTGCCTCAACCAAGTGGACTGCCACACATTGGCAGCAGTAAATGCATGATTAATGACTAAATAAATACATGAATTTATGAAATCTTTGATTCATGCATTTCTACAATCAATATCATGAAATTTGGGAAATCATCAAAATCAGGCAGCTTAAGGCGGTTTGTCTCAACATCCAGGCCATGCTCATTTGGTCCATATTTTCGACTGTAACTCCAAATGGATCAAATGTTATACCTGTTTCAAATACGAAAAACAAATTTTGGATCAGCTTCATATCAAAATGTGATTTGGATTATAAATTATATTGCCTTTCCATATGTTACATTTATTCTTCATTTTCTTATATCACAAATGCAGATGTTGCATTTAGACAATTGGGATATAACTGAAAGAGATTACTCTATCTCCTTAGCTGATGCTATTATGGCTCTGGAGTCAAGCTCTCTTTGTCTCCCAGTTATATCTGGTGCAAAGGTATGAAACTGATTATatcttttttaaaataaaaagtgTATATATTTAACATTCATTGGTTTTACTATACAGGCAGATGTTCAAAATTTGAAGGATGCAATTTGTTCAGCTGTTGATGTGATGCAGGATATGGCTGTCTCCATATACTCTTTAGTAACTAAGGTTAATTGATTTagatgttaaaaatatatttcccatttaaaaaatataatcttcaaaaattcaattttactttttttttctaaaactattagattaaaaaaatataatatatttttgtaacagGTGGAAAATGTGAATTTCATGGCATCTGAACTCGCTAACGCTATGAAAACCGAATGTTCTTTGCTTGATCAGTGCAAGGATCTGTTATCAACTTTGACACTCTTGGAGGTAAGTCTCCAAGCATGGGAAATTTCTGTTCATGATACAATGAGTCCGAATAACCGTACCAATTGAGAAAGCATTGGTTCGGTAATGGTTATTTTTGATAACCAAGTTTTATGGTTCGGATATTGGTTATATGCATATAGATAACAGAACAAACAGTAATAGTTTTTGGTATATGATATAGCACCCATTAAAAGAGACTTATTTTTCATTTGACCCAAAACCTAATAGAAAAATAAGCACCTTTCTTATACTAGAAATCAAAACATCGGCTATAGATCCGGATTTGGCTCATAACTGAACCGATCCAACCATTTAAGTTGCAGTTTGATATTTGATAGATTATATTGCTATTTCCTTGTTTCAAGAACTGACACAATTGAAATAAATCAGCAGCAGGATTGTAGCCTGAGAGCACACGCATTACAACTCATGCCTGTAGCCACAATGACACAACGACCAGAGATGATGCCCTTTTGACTGCGCAAATTACTAACCCGATACTGGAATTTAGACACGACCAATTCCTGTATAGACGAGGAATAAGTTTTAGTATTCcgcatatatatacatatatcttTTTCTTGTacaaatttttattttttggtaCCGGGGGTACTTGGCATGATTTGAAGTGTTACAAAATGAGGGCGGCTTAGGGACATGTCCTATGTAGACGCGTATACAAACATACATATGTAAGTCTAACGGCATAACGAACTCATGTGTTTTCATGTATGAAATGCTATGCATAACTATGTAGTGACTAGTGACCATGACATTTCATGACGAATGAAGTATATGACGGGATTTTATGAACATATTGCAACATGCACGTACATGTGTAGGTACTTTTATTTTGCTTTCATCTACTTTTATGTTATCATTGTAGTTAACTAGGTGAATTCCCGTGCATTCTAACGGGGCATTAAGTTGGTATCTGCTTGGTTTGTAACAGTATCCGTACGATACCGTCACTCGGTATGACGGTATAGCAACCGAAAGATATATGACCAAGAGGATACTGACACATGTTTTGTAATGTTTGAAAACCATAGGAAAGAATACTTGTATTAGTTCAGGTAATAGTATCAATGTCATTAAGTC belongs to Helianthus annuus cultivar XRQ/B chromosome 5, HanXRQr2.0-SUNRISE, whole genome shotgun sequence and includes:
- the LOC110881943 gene encoding protein SNOWY COTYLEDON 3 isoform X1; amino-acid sequence: MVADLSSTPTTPKPKVLPPASAPAKPKRVPLVVSDNNNNGGSLQRRPKPKNVTSRYLSYSNSVTTATKRFPSLSPATNRRDQSVEMSTSAKMLTKTSARSLSVSFQGESFALPVSKVGKPATNGLKTGTPERKKAPSTVTTGRSRRESFMTMSVDFTGEKPELSKSETAGEVRVLQKSITAETKLGHNKPETVRECDNPKLTRSITAEMNLEHNKPEIVPDFDNSDHTDSDPESISSGSTVGHVRGGPRAIVVPARFWQETINLLRRVQPQPQRKPVPVSSPPPLLKNNKMSYGYKVLHDGAKVAPRGSSLLKNDSLGNTVSILSFCADAKRGKVGEKKLLDAHVLRVLHNKHMQWRFANAKVDAAMVVQRAAAQKTLYNAWVTISKLWHSVISKRLQLQQLKHNLKLHSLLKKQMLHLDNWDITERDYSISLADAIMALESSSLCLPVISGAKADVQNLKDAICSAVDVMQDMAVSIYSLVTKVENVNFMASELANAMKTECSLLDQCKDLLSTLTLLEQQDCSLRAHALQLMPVATMTQRPEMMPF
- the LOC110881943 gene encoding protein SNOWY COTYLEDON 3 isoform X2, coding for MVADLSSTPTTPKPKVLPPASAPAKPKRVPLVVSDNNNNGGSLQRRPKPKNVTSRYLSYSNSVTTATKRFPSLSPATNRRDQSVEMSTSAKMLTKTSARSLSVSFQGESFALPVSKVGKPATNGLKTGTPERKKAPSTVTTGRSRRESFMTMSVDFTGEKPELSKSETAGEVRVLQKSITAETKLGHNKPETVRECDNPKLTRSITAEMNLEHNKPEIVPDFDNSDHTDSDPESISSGSTVGHVRGGPRAIVVPARFWQETINLLRRVQPQPQRKPVPVSSPPPLLKNNKMSYGYKVLHDGAKVAPRGSSLLKNDSLGNTVSILSFCADAKRGKVGEKKLLDAHVLRVLHNKHMQWRFANAKVDAAMVVQRAAAQKTLYNAWVTISKLWHSVISKRLQLQQLKHNLKLHSLLKKQMLHLDNWDITERDYSISLADAIMALESSSLCLPVISGAKADVQNLKDAICSAVDVMQDMAVSIYSLVTKVENVNFMASELANAMKTECSLLDQCKDLLSTLTLLEQDCSLRAHALQLMPVATMTQRPEMMPF